The proteins below come from a single Stigmatopora argus isolate UIUO_Sarg chromosome 11, RoL_Sarg_1.0, whole genome shotgun sequence genomic window:
- the abcg5 gene encoding ATP-binding cassette sub-family G member 5, with protein sequence MKPLEEYAASSCGRGLTMNRRQSLQLERRDQDRRGIESFKMSSEAMKDGRKEMGEPRCTLSVSKITYTVSERIGPWWDLPSYRKRWTRQILNDVSFHVESGEIMGILGNSGSGKTTLLDAVSGRIRNTGTLLGEVFVNGRKLAREEYQDCFSYVLQSDNLLSYLTVEETLTYTAQLALKKHSAQAIQNKVSAVLAELSLTHVARSVIGGRVFPGISGGERRRVSIASQLLQDPRVILLDEPTTGLDSMTANQIVVLLAELARRNRVVVVTIHQPRSELFTVFSRIAVMSRGELVFCGQPNEMVDFFSQCGYECPEYCNPFDIYVDFTSVDTRNSDREAATFRRMHDITCSYRTSAIYNCMLAKMQETLNGQNKADIPFKSKESPGGVAKLAVLLRRTMRNLSRDRMGVLMRLSQNLIYGLFVAFFVMRLDDDVAKGAVQDRIGIIYQSVGASPYTGMLNAVALFPALRAIGDQESQDGLYGKWQMFLAYIFHILPFSIISVFIFTSFLYWTVGMHPETWRFLCFTAVVMVPHITGELLTVVLLGVVQDPNMVNTGVALLNIAGILVGSGFLRSTAQMPMVFQWLSYLTFQKYSCELLIVTEFHGLHFTCNHSGLLPEQCLITQGDQIVDEGYPGALTRYTLDFVLLYSFLPALLLLGVITFKIRDRLALH encoded by the exons TATGCAGCAAGCTCATGTGGACGCGGGTTGACTATGAATCGACGGCAATCGCTGCAGCTGGAGCGTCGCGACCAGGACCGCAGAGGCATTGAATCCTTTAAAATGTCATCTGAGGCCATGAAAGATGGAAGAAAGGAGATGGGCGAGCCTCGATGCACCCTCAGTGTCAGCAAGATCACTTACACGGTCAG TGAGCGAATAGGCCCCTGGTGGGACTTGCCCTCCTACAGGAAGCGATGGACTCGGCAGATCCTCAACGACGTCTCCTTCCATGTGGAGAGTGGAGAAATTATGGGCATCCTAGGCAACTCAG GTTCTGGAAAGACCACGTTGTTGGATGCCGTCTCGGGAAGAATCAGGAACACTGGAACCCTTTTGGGTGAAGTCTTCGTTAATGGCAGGAAACTGGCAAGAGAAGAGTACCAGGACTGCTTCTCTTATGTGCTGCAG AGTGACAACCTTCTGAGTTATCTAACTGTGGAAGAGACTTTGACCTACACAGCCCAGCTGGCCCTCAAAAAGCATTCTGCCCAAGCAATCCAAAACAAG GTGTCAGCAGTCCTGGCCGAACTAAGTCTGACCCACGTGGCCCGCAGTGTCATTGGTGGACGGGTTTTTCCTGGAATCTCCGGAGGCGAGAGGAGAAGGGTCTCCATCGCCAGCCAGCTCCTTCAGGACCCCA GGGTGATCCTATTGGACGAGCCCACCACCGGTTTGGACAGCAtgacggccaatcagatcgtaGTGCTGTTGGCCGAGCTGGCCCGACGGAACCGCGTGGTCGTCGTCACCATCCATCAGCCTCGCTCGGAGCTCTTTACG GTGTTCAGCAGGATTGCAGTGATGAGTCGTGGTGAGTTAGTTTTCTGTGGCCAGCCCAACGAAATGGTGGACTTCTTCAGCCAGTGCGGTTACGAATGTCCGGAATACTGCAACCCTTTTGATATCTATG TCGACTTCACTTCAGTGGACACGCGCAACAGTGATCGTGAGGCGGCCACCTTCCGCCGCATGCATGATATCACATGCTCCTACAGGACATCGGCCATCTACAACTGCATGTTGGCCAAGATGCAGGAGACTTTAAATGGCCAAAACAAGGCCGATATCCCCTTCAAGAGCAAAGAGTCGCCTGGAGGCGTTGCCAAGCTGGCCGTACTGCTCAG GCGCACCATGCGGAACCTGTCCAGAGATCGGATGGGGGTCCTGATGCGTCTCTCTCAGAACCTAATCTACGGCCTTTTCGTAGCCTTTTTCGTCATGCGTTTGGACGACGATGTTGCTAAAGGCGCGGTGCAGGACCGCATCGGCATCATATACCAGAGTGTCGGTGCCTCGCCCTACACCGGGATGCTCAACGCCGTCGCCCTCT TTCCCGCCCTGCGTGCCATTGGTGATCAGGAAAGTCAGGATGGCTTATACGGCAAATGGCAAATGTTCTTGGCCTACATCTTCCACATTCTGCCTTTCAGCATCATCAGCGTCTTCATTTTCACATCCTTCCTCTACTG GACGGTGGGGATGCATCCAGAGACGTGGCGCTTTTTGTGTTTCACAGCCGTTGTGATGGTTCCTCACATTACAG GGGAGCTTCTGACGGTGGTCCTCTTGGGGGTGGTCCAGGACCCCAACATGGTCAACACTGGTGTGGCTCTCCTAAACATAGCAGGGATCCTAGTGGGCTCTGGGTTTCTCCG AAGCACGGCCCAGATGCCGATGGTGTTCCAGTGGCTGAGCTACTTGACGTTCCAGAAGTACAGCTGCGAACTGCTCATCGTCACAGAGTTCCACGGTCTCCACTTCACGTGCA ATCACTCCGGTCTCCTCCCAGAACAATGCCTTATCACACAGGGCGATCAGATCGTGGATGAAGGCTACCCGGGTGCATTAACCCGTTACACGTTGGACTTTGTGCTACTCTACTCCTTCCTGCCTGCCCTCCTCCTGCTGGGTGTCATCACGTTCAAGATCAGAGACAGACTGGCACTCCATTGA
- the dync2li1 gene encoding cytoplasmic dynein 2 light intermediate chain 1 has product MAKTYTDKLWELAAAEVLSQESGDGEDAGDAEGGEAAGERTVFLMGSKAAGKTSILLRCLDRDEAAKPTLALEYTFGRRAAGHNTPRDIAHLWELGGGTSLSDLMQIAITATSIRSLSVIVVVDLSAPCALWATLETLLQAAQFHVEQGASQARQVGKSRTGAKHRAPAPFAARVLPRNYPDRELISPFPVPLLIIGSKYDLFQELSSDKRKVVCKTLRFVAHYHAASLVFSSIKSESLMSKTKSFFSHLAFNADMGKTVSFDSTKPFIIPAGSDSLSQIGSPPMTDVDITSLHARNPKDLWKKVYERIFPPENTSEKKEVNDPAKDPQYSEQQIDAMRAQKDQELEEYKKNATKSWKGLELDT; this is encoded by the exons ATGGCAAAAACATA cactgacaagttgtgGGAGCTTGCCGCCGCCGAGGTCCTTAGTCAAGAGAGCGGGGACGGTGAAGACGCCGGTGATGCTGAAGGGGGAGAAGCAGCCGGAGAAAGGACCGTCTTTCTCATGGGAAGCAAGGCTGCG GGTAAAACTTCTATTCTACTCAGATGCCTCGACAG AGATGAAGCAGCTAAGCCCACTTTGGCTTTGGAGTACACGTTTGGCAGGCGAGCAGCCGGACACAACACG CCCAGAGACATAGCCCACCTTTGGGAGCTGGGTGGAGGGACCTCCTTATCAGATCTGATGCAGATCGCCATCACTGCTACCAGCATCAG ATCGCTGTCCGTCATTGTGGTGGTGGATCTTTCTGCTCCATGCGCTCTGTGGGCTACATTGGAAACGCTGCTGCAGGCAGCGCAGTTCCACGTCGAGCAGGGAGCGTCTCAGGCGAGACAAGTCGGGAAAAGCCGAACGGGAGCCAAACATCGGGCACCGGCACCCTTTGCTGCACGTGTCTTGCCTAGAAACTACCCA GACCGAGAACTGATCAGCCCGTTTCCGGTCCCTCTTCTCATCATTGGAAGCAAGTATGACCTCTTTCAG GAATTGTCGTCAGACAAGAGGAAAGTGGTGTGCAAGACGTTGCGATTTGTCGCTCACTATCACGCCGCCTCACTCGTC TTTAGCAGCATCAAGTCCGAGAGTCTCATGTCCAAGACCAAGAGCTTCTTCTCCCACCTGGCTTTCAACGCAGATATGGG AAAGACTGTGTCGTTCGACTCCACTAAGCCCTTCATCATTCCAGCTGGCTCGGACTCCCTCAGCCAAATCG GCTCTCCTCCCATGACGGACGTGGACATCACTTCCCTACATGCAAGGAACCCTAAAGACCTTTGGAAAAAAGTCTATGAGCGCATCTTCCCTCCAGAG AACACTAGTGAGAAGAAGGAGGTAAACGATCCAGCCAAAGATCCGCAATACAGCGAGCAGCAGATTGACGCCATGCGGGCACAGAAAGATCAG GAGTTGGAAGAATACAAGAAAAATGCAACAAAGTCTTGGAAAGGACTGGAACTGGACACATAA
- the lyrm7 gene encoding complex III assembly factor LYRM7, with protein MGARVKVLNVFKTLHRARMAVFKDDERALTAARSKINEEFQKNKQESSKENIDKMIKMGSDVEKVLRRGVLQMEHVGNNKLLIRPRKDLLLENVPYCDQPRKTS; from the exons ATGGGTGCTCGAGTGAAG GTTCTGAATGTGTTCAAAACACTGCACAGAGCAAGGATGGCTGTGTTTAAAGATGACGAAAGAGCACTGACAG CGGCAAGATCAAAAATCAATGAGGAgttccaaaaaaataaacaggaatcatcaaaagaaaacattgatAAG ATGATCAAAATGGGTTCAGATGTTGAAAAAGTCCTACGTAGGGGTGTGCTTCAAATGGAGCATGTCGGCAACAACAAGCTCT TGATTCGACCAAGAAAGGATCTGCTTTTAGAAAATGTGCCCTATTGTGACCAGCCCAGGAAAACGTCATGA
- the hint1 gene encoding adenosine 5'-monophosphoramidase HINT1: MADETAKAQVARAGGDTIFGKIIRKEIPATLLYEDDQCVAFPDISPQAPTHILVVPKKPIVQLSKAEDGDAELLGHLLIVAKKCAQQAGLEKGYRIVINDGPDGGQSVYHIHVHVLGGRGMKWPPG; this comes from the exons ATGGCTGACGAAACAGCAAAAGCGCAAGTGGCCAGAGCTGGCGGAGACACAATATTTGGCAAAATTATTCGAAAAGAAATCCCTGCAACCCTTCTCTACGAGGACGATCAG TGCGTGGCTTTTCCTGATATTTCCCCCCAAGCGCCCACTCACATCCTGGTGGTCCCTAAGAAGCCCATTGTCCAACTCTCCAAAGCAGAGGATGGTGATGCTGAA CTGCTGGGCCACTTACTGATTGTGGCCAAGAAGTGTGCCCAGCAGGCGGGCCTAGAAAAAGGATACAGGATCGTCATCAATGATGGGCCCGACGGGGGCCAATCCGTCTACCACATCCACGTCCACGTACTAGGTGGTCGTGGCATGAAGTGGCCCCCTGGCTAA